From a region of the Pochonia chlamydosporia 170 chromosome Unknown PCv3seq00015, whole genome shotgun sequence genome:
- a CDS encoding restless-like transposase (similar to Metarhizium robertsii ARSEF 23 XP_007826348.1) yields the protein MSASEFLESSPISIDDVPIDFELPVPSTPASSAESSLTPFSPPPTTLPTPDKYDTRLWGHFPGWVWSERSKDNYSWAWEYGYDIQHDDERRWVCKPCIQKNDPRPKNFVAIGLQNALNHLYKDHGISAPDNKTKSGLQKKAEEKPGSKRPRSIVDIWKLDPLRPREQAIANSMIRGFNRNHFQRLLIEWIVDTNQPFSVVEHERLRDIFEYLNPAVKITNANISDTTVRALINSEFKKHKARVIEALRKSPGLIHVSFDGWRARNRHSLYGIVCFFRDENSKPHKVALGVPVDSEENADPAQARRSRPGEPCMDAWVSRPQKGRATTARRNILQPTFTIQFFEIST from the coding sequence atgagcgcttcggaattcctagaatcgtccccaatttctatcgatgatgtcccaattgacttcgaactcccagtgccttccacgcctgcttcttctgccgagagctcattgacgccgttctccccgccgccgacgacattgcccactcctgataagtacgatacgcgtctttggggacattttccgggttgggtatggtcagaaagaagcaaagacaactactcatgggcttgggaatatggatacgacatacaacatgacgacgagcgcagatgggtctgcaagccgtgtattcagaagaacgaccccagacctaagaatttcgttgctattggccttcagaatgcgctgaatcacttatacaaggatcacggaatatctgcaccagataacaagacaaagtccggcttgcaaaagaaagccgaggagaagccagggagcaagaggccaagatcgattgtggatatatggaagctcgaccctttaagacctcgagaacaggcgattgccaactctatgatacgcggatttaatcgaaatcactttcaacgtctcctgatcgagtggatagtcgacacgaatcagccctttagtgttgttgaacatgagagactccgggatatcttcgaataccttaaccctgcagtcaagatcacgaacgccaacatctctgataccacagttcgcgcgctcatcaactccgaatttaaaaagcacaaggcgcgcgtcattgaagccctgcgaaagagccccggcttaatacacgtcagctttgacggatggagggcgcggaatcgacactcgttatacggtatcgtgtgcttcttcagggacgagaatagcaagccccacaaggtcgctctgggggtccccgTAGACTCCGAGGAAAATGCGGATCCGGCTCAGGCGAGACGGTCGAGACCGGGTGAGCCATGCATGGATGCCTGGGTGAGCCGCCCTCAAAAAGGTCGCGCGACCACCGCGCGACGCAACATCCTGCAACCAACATTCACAATTCAGTTTTTCGAAATATCGACGTGA